In Cyprinus carpio isolate SPL01 chromosome A5, ASM1834038v1, whole genome shotgun sequence, the sequence TATGTCGTCGGTCCATATGTCATATTGTAATGCCATTGGGTTGTGTTAATTTATATGCCCTTTGTAACTGGTCTTACAGGACAACCATAAGAGCATTTACATCCAGCAGCTGCGACCTACACAGACCCTCCAACCTCGCATCAAACTCAAGCTGTTTGGCCACTCGGGAGCAGGGAAGAACACTCTGGTGGAGTCTTTGAAGTGTGGCATCCTGCGGAGTTTCTTTAGGAGGAAGAGGACCAGGTTGAACAACCCTGTCCGGCACCCAGCCTCACCTGTCACCTCCAAACCAGCAGGTAGGGTGATGTGTGTTCCTTCATCTACAGAAAAGCTGAACATTTAAGGAATTGTTCATcctagatgtagatgaatttatttcttcatcagaacagatttggagaaatttagcattacatcacttgctcaccaatggttcctctgcagtgaatgggtgccatcaggatgagtcaaaacagctgataaaaatatctgtAATCCATGACATGACTCCACTTACAgtgttgtgaaataaaaagttgcatgtttgtaagaaacaaatccatcaaggcttttacctttaaattgtaatttttggccaaaataccagcccatattttgaattttgcagtggttttaagttaaaaatggttttaagttcaAAATTTCTTGacggatttgtttattacaaacacacagtttttgcTTCGTTAGACATTAATTGTTGGACTGGTGTCATGTGgattgtggattacttgtgatgtttttatcagatgtttggattttcattctgacggcacccatttattgcagaggatccattggtgagcaagtgatgtgaggctaaatttctccagatctgttccgATGAATAAACTAACTCTTCTACATCTTATAGATGGCTCGAggatgaggacattttcagcaaattttcatttttgggtgaactattcctttaagcttgGACTTGGATTATATAGAGCTTTTTGTGGACCAACTTTGTTCACTTTCCTCACTCATTCCCAGATTAACACACACGTCATATAGTGCTATCCTTGGAAGGCGCAATCACATCAAAGTAATGCGTTACACACAAAGCTAACATTTTTTCTCACAAATACTGCCACAGCCAAATTGAGGAAGTCATCTCTGGTTTTCTGTGAGAAAAGTTTTTAGAAAGAACCAAATTTCAGTGGAAAGCGTTGATTGTGCGAGACATATGCAGCACAGCGTGACTAACACTTTTGCAAGGTATAAAAAAGACTTTGAGTCATCTGACTCTCTCGTGTTATTTCTAACTAAAATGGTTCTTAGCACTTCTGTGTTTTTGggggaatttaatttttttaaatatatatgtggtGATAGTGGCTCATCtcttgtgtagttttttttaacatgcagtCTTTGCCCATTGCCAGCCCATATCTTTAACCATAGGCAACAGTTCCCCTACTATGcagagaattattatttttatattttttttttacttgtgtatgttttattattactattattagtatcagtattattatttcaaaaaaagGGAACCTTAactaaatctttatttttctgtcaACACTGGGAAAGCTGGAATCAGGCCTTTAGCAAAGAGCTCCCCCAAGTGGTGGGTTTCCATATTTCATGAAATGATTTTGAACAgcttatttcattacattttataaacccccaaacaatatatattatttatcctTTAGTTACAAATATAtccttattgtatttattgttatcaattataaaaagtcataaaattcCATCTAATTTGTGGTCTTTCGTTTTGCTTccttgtttgtgtgttgtgtgcctGTAGTGTCGGTCAGCATCTCTAACCTGTACCCAGGCtgtgagaatgtaagtgtgcgtAGCCGCAGTATGATGTTTGAGCCCAGTTTGACTAAAGGAGTGCTGGAGGTCTTTAGTCCTGTTCATAACGCTCTCTCCACGGCTGACGACACCGCCACCAAAGCCATCGACATCCAGAATGCCAACGTCAATGGTAAAAGAGTCATTTATAATAGATTGTTTAGCAACTCTCAAAAAATATCTAGAGGTAGTTagttttaatatatagtttttaataatatagtttttatattattttatcatctaTATATACCTTTTAAAGTTGGGgccagaaagatttttttaagtcaacaccaataaaaaatacagtaaaattagtaatattgtgaaatattaataccatttgttttcttttttaaaatattttaaaatgtaatttattttatgtaattttcaccagccattactctcttcggtgtcacatgattcttcagaaatcattttaatattcttttcacagtgctcaagaaacatttcttattattatcatcaatgctgaaaacagtatttttgtggaaactgtgaaaaatcatttagtttgaatagaaatcttttttaacattataaatgtttctactatcacttttcattaattgaatgtgtcctttctgagtaaaagcatttatttctttaaaaggaaaatattgtgtattttttattttattgaatgcaTTGTATTATGTAATGATTTTCAGGTGTTGGAGACTTCAGTATCTGGGAGTTCTCTGGTAATCCCGTCTACTACTGCTCTTATGATTACTTTGCTGCGAACGACACCACAGCCATTCATCTGGTCTTATTCAGCCTGGAGGAGCCTTACGAGACTCAACTGAACCAGGTCACATTCTGGCTCAACTGCCTGAAGGCTCTCACGCTGCCAGAGGACAACATCGGTATGTGTCTCCTGAGACTACAGTGTACAATGTATGGATTTTTTCTCCTCCTTTGTAGAGGGCTTTCCATTACAATAATTACAGGGATCAGCTGAAGCTGTAAGAGTCTGTGATTGAGAGGATTGAGAGAGCAGTTATACAAGTTTCtgtattgaaattaatattttttaattggttaCCATAGCAATAGTTATTTTGCATagtgtcatttattcattcatttatttattcatttttacaaaataatttacttgGTGTTTTTCATGAAAGTCATGCAATTACACCTTAACTTAtctgcattttttaataaattatcattCATCAGCCTCTGCACCTCTTTTCACCATACTGTTGAAATTCTCATCtctataatgatttaaatgaacatttactaACGTTCCTGATGGTTAGTTACACATAGCCCTGTTACTGTGAAAGTGCAGCTGTCAGTTgacttacacatttttaaatacattaattaattacatgatatcaCGTTATTGTGGCAGACAAGTTAAGCATTAAATACACATCACAAAATATGGCTTTAGAAGTCAATATGTtatgtatacaatatattgtttaatttccATGTCATTCAACACAAGTATATATTTGGCAAACATTTTTTTACGGTTGAGTTTGTCAATCTGTCTGTCAATCACACACAATGCATTCTCACATTCCATCTGCgctatttttgctttgtttttctgtgcacATATGAACTAGATGGATGTTTTGGCTGCTGTGTCATGTCTTGCTGTTTTCACACCATGAGCACCATATATTTGTTCTCTGACAAGTTAAAAGCAGTTCTACTTTTGAAAGTGTCTTGTGACCCCTTGCTTTCCTGTTGCGCTTGTTGTCAAGCTGTTTTTGAACCAATTTTACAatagttagttatttttttaacactatttttcAATAGAATTATTTGTACTAAATTCACAAGTTAAACTGACAGTTCCACAAAAGAAATGATCTCTTGCATGCAGTTTTGTTCTCTGTGTTTCACTGTTCTCTATTCTTTGTGCTTCATTAATGCTAGTTTTCTCATTCTTGTCATCTTTCAAACTCTCTCTGGTAATTTCAGCCTGGCTTGCCTTTGCTTTCACTGTAGTGATGcttgatgcatttgtgtaagtaCTGTAGCAGGCACATCCATAGTGCTATGGGTAATGCCAAAAGAGACTTCATTAGAGTCAGTGCATCGGTCTTATTCTAGGGATCTCTAGTACTTGGCCTATGGTTCTCAAATAGTTGAGTTGAAAGATGTGAAAAATATACAATAGGATTGCCTCTGTGTTGTATCCACAGCCTTTGGAGGGAAGATCAGGAATCCTCTGCACGTGGTCCTGGTGGCCACACATGCTGACATTGTGAATCTGCCTCGATCATTTGGAGGAGAATTCAGCTATGACAAGGAGAGATCCCTGCTTAGGGAAGTCAGAAACAGgtgattaaattaatataaactgtCAGTTTGAAGCCATGAGACCTACAAGGACAAGATTTGGCAAAGTAGGACTGATTAGATAATACTGATTAAAGTGATTTGATAGATAAACACAATCTTAAGCCGCTACTCTGCTTTGAATGTGGTTTGTTTCTTTTAAACTGATTATAATGCAATTTTTTCTTTCAGGTTTGGGAATGATCTGCACATTGCTGAGAAGCTCTTTGTCATGGATGCAGGAGCGTCCAACTCCAAAGACATGAAGCTGCTGAGAAACCTTCTGTTAGAGCTCCGCAACACCATCATATCTGTAAGATCAGTCTTCAGGCTACTACACATCCCAGCACTTCATCATTTCAGTGACCTAAATGCAGTATATACATTCAATGAGCTGAAACACTCActtttctgattctgatctgaGTCTGATCTCTGTAATAAAGCTCTCTTCTTCTCTTTACCTTGTCAAAtaaccagcacacacacacacacacgtgcactctCTCTTTTAGAAATGCACAATATCAAACACTGACACTCAGATCCCTCGCTAATACATTCTGCTCAATCTCCACTTGcatctctctctccgtctctctcacTCCTACACATACCTGTACAGATTACTTTCTCATTCGCCTTTATATTGTGTCTGGATTTTTGTGTGGATAATGAAAGAAAATTACTATTCAAAGAAGTAATTactatagtttttaaatttgtaatttatatagtacaaTATCTTTGAGGTGTTAAAGGAGTCTTTCATTTATCAGTGGTGGTTTCTACTATAGCTCCTACTTTCGGTTAAAGGGGAAAAAGCTCTTTAGACTAACATTTGAACATATTTCAGCATGAGACTATCATAAATACTTGGGGGTCTGTTCTTTTGACTGGGGCCAGAAAGTAattgcctagcaaccactcagaacatcttagcaactccATTGACAAGTACACGctcatatttttttagaaatgtgaaattgcttttctctctctgtcgtTTTCACAGACCTGCAGGCCGATGACTCAGCTGGCAGAGAAGCTGTTGTCCACTCTGCCTTCCTGGAGGAAACTGAACGGGCCAAACCAGCTGATGTCATGGCAACAGTTTGTTGTGGATGTGCAAGAACAAATCAACCCTCTAGCCAGCGAAGAGGATCTGCGGGAACTGGCTTCACAACTTCACAGCAtgggagaggtgtgtgtgtgtgtgtgggtgggtgggtggcccagtgaatgtgtgtgtgtgtgtgtgtgtgtgtgtgtgatgagcagatgaataaatatgtatgcatatgCATGAATTATGGGCATATTGCTATTGGTTTATTATAAGTGTGTTTGAAGTAGTTGCAGtgtatcattaattaaaatgattattttcatacATTCTGCTATTGTACACGCCCCCGCTATTAATGCCACATCCATTACTTCAAAACCACTCAAAGTATAAAATGCAGAACATctacaaacatgtttttatgtgaATTCAAATGAGTTTGTGGGTGTCAGCAACTGAAAAAGGGTCTTTTCAGTCTAATGACCACCCACAAGCATTACAACAACAGCTTCACCGATAGAGAGAGCAGGTGAACGAGTCATTCTCATCAATATTAGTCATTTGTGTTTTCAGCAGCAACACTTAAACTCATTTTAGGGAATGTTTTGATGCTGATGGGCTTAAATGCCAAGCTGTGATTCAGCTTTATTAACATTTCCTTACATAAGATACTCTGTTTAAGGGGCTTCAGCTCCCTTGTATTTAACCTCAGCccttttaaaaatctgttatGTCATTTCTCTTCAaagaataattcacacaaaaataacaattcacatCAGCCTGTATGACTTCTGTGAATcagaatgaaaaatattaaagaatgcaCTGAAAGTGCATGGGAATCTGGGCtgccaagctccaaaatgacaaaaaaacaaaacaaattactgtATAAATCAGATGTTTCATAAAAGATTTTCATAGAACGTGTTTGCTGTATTCTAAGTCGTCTGAATTCATAAAATAGCTCCATTTAATGAACCAACCCAAATTAAAGGCATTTCAAGTGAGCCCCCATAAGCTATATACATCTACTGATGATTtatcaaatttatttgaaaaagaatacATGAGTTGAGCCTGAAAAGTGACGGTTTAACTTTAGATGAACACATCTGCTGAAATGTTATGGAACCCACCTAAAGGTCTGTTCACACCAACACAAATATTCAGCACAAACTTTTGGTCTATTCAGGCCAAAGTGTAAAAAACAGCAGACATACTAAATGAAAATTGGAAATTTAGTATCTGACAGTAAACAAGAAATGCTGAAATACATATTTACCATATGTATGGGTTTTTAAAAAGccgttcagatttttgtattcacTATGGTCCCTAAATACAGAAGTACAGGGACTAGAGTACTGGTTCCAGATTCTTTTCTATTCACTGGTGCTTTGCAAGAGTCTGTTCTTGTTCTGTGCATGTTTGTAACGGTCTGAACAGATGCATTAATAGtcgttcatttaaataaaaatttcatcTCACCGAATATTtgtcttggtgtgaacaggcctttaaacTGAAATCTTAGAATCACCCATTTGCTTGCACTCAATTCTTTTTATTCCCTTCTTTCTTCTAGATTAACATCATGCAAAGTGAGACTGTCCAGGATGTTGTCCTGTTAGATCCTCGCTGGCTTTGTAGTAACGTACTTGGCAAACTTCTCTCGATTGAAACCCCCAAAGCGATCCACCACTACCGTGGCCGCTACCGTGTGGAAGAACTCCAAAACCTTGTCTCAGAACGTGACATTGATGAACTTCTCCAGGTGCTTGACGCCATGGACATATGTGCCCGTGACTTTGCCAACCCAGGAATGGTCGACATTCCTGCCCTCATACGCACAGGCGGGCTACAGCACACCTGGACAGATGAGGAAGACGTAGAAGGCGAGGACACTTTGCTTTACGGTGGAGTGCGAGTAGTCCCTGCGGAGCACTTGGCACCATTCCCTTGTGGACTTTTCCATAAGTTACAAGTGAACTTGTGCAGGTGGAGCCGGCAGCAGAAGCCGGAGGTCGAGGCTGAGGATGTGAGGTTGTGGAGCGGTGGAGCTCGGGTTGGACTTGGCGGTGCTGAGGCACTGGTTCTGCTTGTGAACCATGGGCAGGGCATAGAGGTACAGTTACGAGGACCTGACTCGGATCCCGGCCGTTGTTATGCTTTATTGGACACATTGTGCGGCATGGCAGAGGGTCTGTTAGCTGCTACATTACCCGGTTTGCTTACCGCCCGACATTATCTCAGCCCTCAGCAGCTGCGGGAACACCACGGCCCTGTCATGCTCTACCAACCGAGGGACTTTTTCCGCGCTCAAGCACGAGGCGAGAACGCACTGTCGAACACCATGGGTGGCTATCGTGAGAGCTTTGTCAGTATCGTAGCATTAGGCTGCACCCAGGTCTACAAACAGGGCAGTCTTGGAGGGCAAGTGCCCGTGGCGGAAGTCAGTCACCTGGCTCGACGCAAGCTCTGCCGTCTGCTGGACCCGCCAGATGCCCTTGGGAAGGACTGGTGCCTGCTTGCCATGAACTTGGGCCTTAGCGAGCTCGCTGCTAAATACAGTTCAGGTACCAATGGGACTCCGCCTGCAGACCCACTTTCCCTTCCCAGTCCCACAGCCTTGCTCCTGCAAGATTGGAACCAGCAACCCAATTCAACCATAGGCATTTTGGTCGCTAAGTTACGAGAACTTGGCCGTCGGGATGCAGCGGATTTTCTCCTTAGAGCTGCACCAGTGTTCCGGGTCAACTTGGAGATTCTGGGCACCCCGTCAGAGCCCTACAGCCCGGTGTGTAATGGGGGCGGCACATCCTACAACTCCATCAGTTCTGTGATCTCTCGTTAGGACATCACTTGTGTCTATAGAGAAATGTGCAATTTACCAGTGGAGTGGTAATGGTGTTAAATCTCAAGCTCCCTGGTGTCCTGAGACAGAAGTATTTGATTCAGATGCTCAGCTCATGTCCATTTTGTTGCCCTTCGCGATTTCTGAATGTTCATTCTTGGTGTCTTTGAAAAGGTGCCTATGTACTTTTTTTCTGCTAATCTTTTGACTGTCCCACATTCCCAAATGTCCTTATTGAACGAAAATTCTGCAGTTTgcaattacttttatatattcgGACAGCTGTTATAGGGAAATTATGCTAAATTTGATGACAGAATGGTGGATCACTAAGTGCTTGGcagcattatttaataaatgactCAAGCTATTGAGTGCCTTGAAGATGGTAAACTGTTGACAAAGAGCCATCGTTGTAGATTTCAAAATTGGATGTGCACCTCTGcaagtgtttcagtgtttttctgtcttATGAAGCTTTTAATGAACTTATCTATTACGCAGCAATAGATTTACACTTTTTCTCAAACATACAAAATTGGGTCATTTGTATTTACTACCTGAATGTTCCTTATTGCAACTAAAATGCATCATTCAGACAGAATTTCATTCGACtaatgaagcacaaacaaacatgttaaatattctttgaaaaaaaatctaaatacctgggaaattattttaaagtgtggtTCCTAAAATCCCTCACATTTGTCTTATTCACACTTATACTTGTCACATTCACTTTTGTGAAATTACGCTTCTGACTACCTGTCAAATGGAAATGATGAAATATTCCAGGCACTTACAGGACAAGTAagatttactttttctttataaCAATTATGTCTGCTGCAGGGTCTTGATAAGCATGATCTTTGTTACAATTGTTCAGCTGTTATTTCAATATATTCTGTTTCATACATTTACACTGTTGTTGAGTGTTTAAGAAATTTATTTGGAACACATAGTCATGTGTATTCTGTACACTGGAGaattaatcataaaatgacattttaagggAATTAAATGAGGCAAAAGTGTCATCAAATATGTTGatatttgcattgaaacttaAGAGCGAAGCCAATCCTCAGTTATAGGAATACCTGTCTGATTGTATTGAATGTGGTATATTGGACACAGATGAAGCGACAACTTGAAAACTGTAGATGGCAGCAAAGACTCTCTGTTACACCTAACACATGCTATAACGCTTTTGCTCTCCTTTGTATGAGACAGTTGCAGTTTCATCATCAAAAAATCCAGAGAACTGTTCCATATTATATTTTGGGACAGGTTTATCCTCCAACCTTTCATCATTTCCCTTGCAGGCTTAAAATCACAAACTTTTCGAAAAGGGAATTGGGCATGTTGTGTTCTCTCGTTCCAAAAGGCAACTTTTTATATTGTGATTAAGTCAATGTATTATGAAGCTCTTTCTCTGTTTAGCTGTGGTCAAGGTTCATGATTGCCCCTCTTAGGACTTTAACAGGGTAAATCGGAGGGGAATTCATCCTAGTGTATTTAAGACTTTGTACAGTCATCTCTTTGCACAAGACCTTCACATTATTTCtctatttatattatgtttgcaTGTCTCTGAATGCCATGTCCTTAATACTACCTTAAACTTTACAGTGTactactttttttataataaattgtttactcAATGACTGTCtttggtgtgtgttttatattacataattatatatatatatatatatatatatatatatatatatattctatatatatatatatatatataatttaaagtgtTGTTTATGCAGTATTTTGCCATTTACATTTCCccatttcaaagattttttaaaacatttataataataatgtgttgttttctatttatttttattattaagtccCATTTCCAGGGTTGCTGTAGTTACAAGCATTCATCATTCATACATgtacaagtaaacaaacaaaaataaatgcatagtaAACACTAGAGAGAAGGGAGCTGAAaaactttgaagaaaaaaataggtTTTTAGTTGAAATCTGATTGCGAGGACATGAAGATTTTTGCGATAGTACATTTTACCCTCCAGAATTCCAGATTCcttaatgtaaattatgtaatttttaataaacttgtCCTGCTAACAGCTGCTGTATTTCCAAGTTTTCTCAAATATTTCAAAGTGCCCTCCAATTAATTCTTAGTAAAATGGCTCCCACATGTATGCTTCCACTGAGGCCTTCATTTCAACTGAGCTcgctaaaatgaaaaaaataatgatgatattGACGTTGATGAATAATtagtcgtgttttttttttttttttttttttttttttttggggaggcATCAGTCTGTGGCATGATTCAGCAAATGGAATTACCACACCTTTATTTCATCATTGTTCTCTTTTACTGTTCTTTTTACAGCTCTGTTTCTGACATGGTtgcctttaaaacaaacaaaaaacccagcATAATTCCTATTTAGTGATAATGTAATACTGAATACATACACTCTAATCATAATCATCAGAGTCGTGATTAACGTAGATGTTGCTCACACTTGATCACTTACACTTTGTTTAACTGTTCCTTTTTGATCACTGCTGGAAGCGCTGGGCTGATGGGCTTAAGTGATAACTGAGCAATCTTCCCAGCTACTGAGTGCTTCTTGTCACAGACGAGCCCATTAATCAGTCTGTTTGTTTGTAGATTCAACAGCACTCTAATTTTGGCCTGCCACAAAGCTTTACAGTCAATGTAAACAATGTGGAATGTTGTTCCAAAGTCAAGTTACAGGCCTAGATAACCTGCACTGACGTCCTCACATAGACATACTGATAATAATTCAGTATACACTGGTTTTGGTGTTCTGTTGATGTGTGAGCGGGGTCATGCAAGTTCattgcatttaaattgtttataactTGTGTTTTTTGTGAATATGTGAAATTGTCTATTAAAACAGagacacttttgtttttataatcttgTGATTTAGTAGTTGTTGATTTGGTTGACCCGCACAGCATCAACAGACATTTGACAAAAATCTACACTACTGGTTGGTTAACAATagatatacatttacatttattcatttagcagacgcttttatccagagcgacttacaattgggcaATACATCACgcgattcatcttaaagaggcaaacagatacaggaagtgctcgtaatagcctaccaagtttcaagcattgttcaaataagcaCAAGCTAGACAgggaaagatttttttaaaaaaaaaagagagagagagagaaatatatattttaggatGAAGTCAGATAATGACTAAAGAGGTGAGTTTTCAGGCAACACAAGGCAGCAACACAAAACGTGAAAAAAgcaggctacacacacacacacacacacacacacacacacacacacacacatttgtcaaatatatatatagcctacagatataataatttaaatgcctATGATTTCTGTAAAACAATACTGTGAATGGATTAAATATCTCAGAAAAAATATATCGTTGCAAAGAAAACCGATCAACCTGAATCATTTAAAACCACAAATAGCAGTAACTAGCAGCTCACTATTCAGTATTGGCATTTACTAGTGCT encodes:
- the LOC109080603 gene encoding death-associated protein kinase 1-like isoform X2, which encodes MTTIIVLFICFFSGQFAVVKKCRHKSTGVEYAAKFIKKRRSKSSRRGVFKDDIEREVGILKEIQHPNVITLHDVFENKNEVILILELVAGGELFDFLAEKESLSEEEATEFLKQILDGVSYLHSKQIAHFDLKPENIMLLNRSVPHPRIKLIDFGLAHKIDFGNDFKNIFGTPEFVAPEVVNYEPLGLEADMWSIGVITYILKRMTILDSLQHPWIKPKDTQQALSRKESAVNMEKFKKFAARRKWKQSVRLISLCNRLSRSFLSRSNMSVARSDDTLDEEDSFVMKAIIHAINDDNVPGLKHLLGSLTSYDINQPNKHGTPPLLIAAGCGNVQIIDVLMKKGAEIQAFDKTGANAIYHAARHGHVGTLRFLHEKKCPLDIQDKSGETALHVAARYGNVDVVQYLCSIHANPDLVDREQETPLHCAAWHGYSAVARALCEAGCDVNARNREGESPLLTASARGFKDIVECLLEHGADMDSADKDAHIALHLAVRRCQTEVVKCLLRHHCYVDHQDRHGNTPLHIACKDGNLPVVMQLCAAKANLDIPNKFGRTPLHLAASNGGLEVVRHLCVTGANTEAITNDGKTAEDLAIAEQQEHVAVLLAKLKKDNHKSIYIQQLRPTQTLQPRIKLKLFGHSGAGKNTLVESLKCGILRSFFRRKRTRLNNPVRHPASPVTSKPAVSVSISNLYPGCENVSVRSRSMMFEPSLTKGVLEVFSPVHNALSTADDTATKAIDIQNANVNGVGDFSIWEFSGNPVYYCSYDYFAANDTTAIHLVLFSLEEPYETQLNQVTFWLNCLKALTLPEDNIAFGGKIRNPLHVVLVATHADIVNLPRSFGGEFSYDKERSLLREVRNRFGNDLHIAEKLFVMDAGASNSKDMKLLRNLLLELRNTIISTCRPMTQLAEKLLSTLPSWRKLNGPNQLMSWQQFVVDVQEQINPLASEEDLRELASQLHSMGEINIMQSETVQDVVLLDPRWLCSNVLGKLLSIETPKAIHHYRGRYRVEELQNLVSERDIDELLQVLDAMDICARDFANPGMVDIPALIRTGGLQHTWTDEEDVEGEDTLLYGGVRVVPAEHLAPFPCGLFHKLQVNLCRWSRQQKPEVEAEDVRLWSGGARVGLGGAEALVLLVNHGQGIEVQLRGPDSDPGRCYALLDTLCGMAEGLLAATLPGLLTARHYLSPQQLREHHGPVMLYQPRDFFRAQARGENALSNTMGGYRESFVSIVALGCTQVYKQGSLGGQVPVAEVSHLARRKLCRLLDPPDALGKDWCLLAMNLGLSELAAKYSSGTNGTPPADPLSLPSPTALLLQDWNQQPNSTIGILVAKLRELGRRDAADFLLRAAPVFRVNLEILGTPSEPYSPVCNGGGTSYNSISSVISR
- the LOC109080603 gene encoding death-associated protein kinase 1-like isoform X1: MTTIIVLFICFFSGQFAVVKKCRHKSTGVEYAAKFIKKRRSKSSRRGVFKDDIEREVGILKEIQHPNVITLHDVFENKNEVILILELVAGGELFDFLAEKESLSEEEATEFLKQILDGVSYLHSKQIAHFDLKPENIMLLNRSVPHPRIKLIDFGLAHKIDFGNDFKNIFGTPEFVAPEVVNYEPLGLEADMWSIGVITYILLSGASPFLGENKQETLANVSAVDYEFDEEFFSNTSALAKDFIARLLLKDPKKRMTILDSLQHPWIKPKDTQQALSRKESAVNMEKFKKFAARRKWKQSVRLISLCNRLSRSFLSRSNMSVARSDDTLDEEDSFVMKAIIHAINDDNVPGLKHLLGSLTSYDINQPNKHGTPPLLIAAGCGNVQIIDVLMKKGAEIQAFDKTGANAIYHAARHGHVGTLRFLHEKKCPLDIQDKSGETALHVAARYGNVDVVQYLCSIHANPDLVDREQETPLHCAAWHGYSAVARALCEAGCDVNARNREGESPLLTASARGFKDIVECLLEHGADMDSADKDAHIALHLAVRRCQTEVVKCLLRHHCYVDHQDRHGNTPLHIACKDGNLPVVMQLCAAKANLDIPNKFGRTPLHLAASNGGLEVVRHLCVTGANTEAITNDGKTAEDLAIAEQQEHVAVLLAKLKKDNHKSIYIQQLRPTQTLQPRIKLKLFGHSGAGKNTLVESLKCGILRSFFRRKRTRLNNPVRHPASPVTSKPAVSVSISNLYPGCENVSVRSRSMMFEPSLTKGVLEVFSPVHNALSTADDTATKAIDIQNANVNGVGDFSIWEFSGNPVYYCSYDYFAANDTTAIHLVLFSLEEPYETQLNQVTFWLNCLKALTLPEDNIAFGGKIRNPLHVVLVATHADIVNLPRSFGGEFSYDKERSLLREVRNRFGNDLHIAEKLFVMDAGASNSKDMKLLRNLLLELRNTIISTCRPMTQLAEKLLSTLPSWRKLNGPNQLMSWQQFVVDVQEQINPLASEEDLRELASQLHSMGEINIMQSETVQDVVLLDPRWLCSNVLGKLLSIETPKAIHHYRGRYRVEELQNLVSERDIDELLQVLDAMDICARDFANPGMVDIPALIRTGGLQHTWTDEEDVEGEDTLLYGGVRVVPAEHLAPFPCGLFHKLQVNLCRWSRQQKPEVEAEDVRLWSGGARVGLGGAEALVLLVNHGQGIEVQLRGPDSDPGRCYALLDTLCGMAEGLLAATLPGLLTARHYLSPQQLREHHGPVMLYQPRDFFRAQARGENALSNTMGGYRESFVSIVALGCTQVYKQGSLGGQVPVAEVSHLARRKLCRLLDPPDALGKDWCLLAMNLGLSELAAKYSSGTNGTPPADPLSLPSPTALLLQDWNQQPNSTIGILVAKLRELGRRDAADFLLRAAPVFRVNLEILGTPSEPYSPVCNGGGTSYNSISSVISR